In Cryptococcus gattii WM276 chromosome N, complete sequence, a single window of DNA contains:
- a CDS encoding Protein-histidine kinase, putative (Similar to TIGR gene model, INSD accession AAW47007.1), whose amino-acid sequence MPLTSPPNASSPTSKAQLLEKGAHMSLDDPSALDDSSQEPSAIHFNTSSSGPSNQDPNIPNIPFTDKQEQSYFTSKAADAKDKRKKFKHPEGMTRENMEKLGDEYKTETKRGKKGSSKREKKAKVRPMKGDYKESSEEDAEKPSKRRARRPRSRGSLVSRHGQPLDDPFLRAAQDAPLDPALLDSATNSSTSVSLADLHHNYAAERIRVREYFQKNGYLPPPRQTEEASRRRLRAIRRLGLENAETFQVETIDRLARLAVSFFKTNGAVISVIGKSKQLFLSEIGFGARSCEVDMSVCYHAMTMSQAGDKCIVINDASKDWRFRKNPLVDEGRGPVQFYAGAPLKVGQGSREVTIGTLCVVDNKPRDEFGMDQRELLADLARCVVSELELLYSQHATIESAKLHQISVDFLRRSLKHRPLECAGRSTGISSGSGSTPMRGDRAGNDGSSASGSTRSSGSRKRIEGADEHQNDETVDIYDEACREIRSALDAYAVAVVDLSQFHLFYPAYQNSSTGGGTTRAGSVMETATGSGATTVRPGASSSIDQTTSTTSTVEEEDNPWDSKKKQARPTYSKNDPLAPLAVLGYSCAHDNYAFNFTTSPAARKIVADFIANNVTARKVWYTRDDSEGIAASITHLMPPGTETSLALPVFGFDGQVSFAVVACWKDPLYTYPAGAIQFVETIAGSLLASVLKERLLQAERAQLKFASAASHELRTPLHQIHAAASTLRTSLQPVLQSSDAPDVPPSQLSADDQQEVLAQLDLIDGNSLSLAGILENVINTLDMGRMAESEGYANDHTPNIVIPQDTSRAVSLSAVLEKVVDDAMELESKTRRAVGGKGLEDVEVILEVLPRQRGGWLTVKDIGPLARATEKIIHNAIKFTDKGHVHITVQDVSREVILPTGYDNSVKVSTISIDIKDTGRGMSADFLDREILQPFSKEDPFVSGSGLGLTLSQRIIELIGGKIAIASSPGKGTLVHIEVPVQLLNDDSNSDQDDLGRNDGAPDAIEESNAIRTDGIYLIGFATSKNSALRRVGKSLARQLKLHKCRVVTEINYANLIVTLEGGVTDTELARLCRSARPDVQVIVLESDRIKYGSNYVSSPLHAHTNPLRSRSDPTATLRTSEDQEYLDRIPIIHLTRPLRPSVVRRIMDPAPEVPREPERYVSDVVGGDEAKEEAAAAARASIQHVQRPPSASAPRSVDAEHAFKPSPTAPTDPTLTTSTAPPATLEGGSWSGIGSGSETQTEDQPSASSTSVSGSDMRSGTEVLSGMSVSASGTSGVSESAVYGGSESSDLSTTEMNGKNERKSDKTSKPPTKGLTVLKVLVVEDNVINRKILTTMLRRASCNFAEAIDGVDAVDQFSIFQPDLVLLDITMPRKDGFAAAAEMRQLETVRHVAEDVPNPSSPIASELIESALGSLDINAPGSSSASSSAGSSHSIKLKKRARIIAVTAMSAEHQKRKGLYECGIDYWMTKPLSMSVLRSMVEKMKEEINEGM is encoded by the exons ATGCCTTTAACATCCCCTCCCAATGCCTCATCACCAACATCCAAAGCTCAATTACTGGAAAAGGGTGCCCATATGAGCCTAGATGACCCCAGTGCTCTAGATGACAGCAGTCAGGAGCCTTCTGCCATTCACTTCAATacgtcttcttctggtCCTTCGAATCAAGACCCTAATATCCCCAACATCCCCTTCACCGACAAACAGGAACAATCTTACTTTACAAGCAAAGCAGCGGACGCTAAGGATAAGAGAAAAAAATTTAAGCATCCGGAGGGAATGACTCGCGAGAACATGGAGAAGCTAGGTGACGAGTACAAAACGGAGACGAAGCGTGGAAAGAAAGGGTCATCAAAACGGGAAAAGAAGGCAAAAGTCAGGCCAATGAAAGGGGATTACAAGGAATCAtctgaagaagatgcaGAAAAGCCCAGTAAAAGACGCGCACGTCGGCCCAGGTCGCGAGGGTCTTTGGTCAGTCGACATGGGCAGCCACTTGACGATCCATTCCTCCGTGCTGCCCAAGATGCACCATTAGATCCAGCATTATTAGATTCGGCTACCAATTCTTCTACATCTGTTTCGCTAGCCGACCTTCATCACAACTACGCGGCAGAAAGAATCAGGGTGAGAGAGTATTTTCAGAAGAATGGATATCTTCCCCCACCACGGCAAACAGAAGAAGCATCCCGACGGCGTTTGCGAGCCATTCGACGACTTGGTCTTGAAAATGCCGAAACGTTCCAGGTTGAAACCATTGACAGACTCGCCCGTCTTGCTGTTTCATTTTTCAAGACTAACGGGGCAGTCATCAGCGTCATCGGGAAAAGCAAACAGCTTTTCCTTTCCGAAATCGGCTTCGGTGCACGGTCATGCGAGGTGGACATGTCAGTATGTTATCACGCAATGACAATGTCACAAGCTGGAGACAAATGTATTGTAATTAACGACGCCAGCAAAGATTGGCGGTTTAGGAAGAATCCACTTGTCGATGAAGGGAGAGGACCTGTGCAGTTCTACGCTGGCGCGCCCTTGAAGGTAGGGCAAGGCTCGAGAGAGGTTACTATCGGGACTTTATGTGTAGTGGACAACAAACCAAGAGACGAGTTTGGAATGGATCAGCGCGAATTGTTAGCGGATCTTGCGAGATGTGTGGTGAGCGAGTTGGAATTACTTTATTCTCAACACGCTACTATCGAAAGTGCCAAGCTTCACCAGATCTCCGTCGACTTCTTACGACGTTCGCTTAAACATCGGCCGTTAGAGTGTGCGGGAAGATCAACAGGTATCTCAAGTGGTTCCGGCTCGACGCCCATGAGAGGTGATAGAGCCGGTAACGATGGCTCATCTGCGAGTGGTTCGACAAGAAGCTCAGGCAGTCGTAAACGGATTGAAGGAGCAGACGAGCACCAGAACGATGAGACGGTTGATATCTACGATGAGGCATGTCGAGAGATCCGGTCTGCCCTGGACGCGTACGCTGTCGCTGTCGTGGATCTGTCGCAATTCCATCTCTTCTACCCTGCTTACCAAAACTCTTCAACGGGCGGTGGAACAACTCGAGCAGGATCAGTGATGGAGACAGCGACGGGGAGCGGGGCGACTACTGTCAGACCTGGGGCATCTTCAAGCATCGATCAGACCACCTCGACCACTTCAACtgttgaagaagaggacaaTCCTTGGGATTCGAAGAAGAAACAGGCTCGCCCAACCTACTCCAAGAATGATCCTTTGGCACCG TTAGCAGTGTTGGGCTACAGTTGTGCCCATGACAACTATGCCTTTAACTTCACTACTTCACCAGCGGCGAGGAAGATTGTGGCCGACTTCATTGCGAACAATGTCACC GCAAGGAAGGTGTGGTACACACGGGATGACAGTGAGGGTATCGCCGCTAGCATAACCCACCTTATGCCTCCAGGTACTGAGACGAGTTTGGCATTGCCTGTATTTGGCTTCGACGGTCAG GTCTCATTTGCAGTTGTCGCGTGCTGGAAAGATCCTCTCTACACATATCCTGCTGGTGCAATACAGTTCGTTGAAACGATTGCTGGTAGTTTACTGGCCTCTG TGTTGAAGGAGCGGTTACTCCAAGCAGAGCGAGCACAATTGAAATTTGCTTCAGCCGCTAGTCATGAACTCAGAACACCCCTTCACCAAATCCATGCTGCTGCCAGTACCCTTCGAACCTCTCTACAGCCTGTTTTGCAGTCTTCTGATGCACCTGACGTACCACCTTCACAACTATCGGCGGATGATCAACAAGAGGTGCTAGCTCAATTAGATCTGATAGACGGCAACAGTTTATCACTAGCGGGTATTCTGGAGAACGTTATCAACACGTTGGATATGGGCAGGATGGCCGAGTCTGAAGGCTATGCGAACGACCATACGCCCAACATCGTTATACCGCAAGATACTTCACGAGCAGTCAGTTTGTCCGCGGTTTTGGAAAAGGTGGTTGACGATGCTATGGAGTTGGAGTCAAAGACGAGGCGCGCCGTGGGAGGAAAGGGTTTGGAGGATGTGGAGGTCATACTAGAAGTGTTGCCAAGGCAGAGGGGTGGATGGCTAACGGTCAAAGATATTGGGCCTCTGGCAAGAGCTACTGAGAAGATTATTCACAACGCGATCAAATTTACAGATAA GGGCCATGTGCACATCACTGTTCAAGACGTATCTCGCGAGGTCATTTTGCCTACTGGCTATGATAATTCTGTCAAAGTATCGACGATATCAATCGATATCAAAGACACTGGACGTGGAA TGTCTGCCGATTTCCTTGATCGGGAGATCCTTCAACCTTTCTCCAAGGAGGACCCCTTTGTTTCCGGTTCTGGTCTTGGTCTCACCCTTAGTCAGCGTATCATCGAACTCATCGGAGGCAAGATTGCCATTGCCTCGTCGCCTGGCAAAGGCACACTGGTCCATATTGAAGTCCCCGTTCAACTCCTTAACGATGATAGCAACTCCGATCAAGATGATCTGGGTCGTAATGATGGTGCGCCTGACGCAATAGAAGAGTCAAATGCCATTCGAACGGACGGTATCTATCTCATAGGATTTGCGACATCTAAGAACTCTGCATTACGCCGAGTCGGCAAGTCTCTCGCACGACAGTTGAAACTTCACAAGTGCAGAGTGGTTACCGAGATCAATTATGCTAACTTGATCGTGACGCTGGAGGGAGGAGTAACCGATACTGAGTTGGCGAGATTGTGTCGATCAGCGAGACCTGATGTGCAGGTGATTGTTTTGGAAAGCGACCGAATTAAATACGGTTCCAATTACGTTTCAAGCCCTTTGCACGCCCATACCAATCCTCTACGATCGCGTTCCGATCCTACAGCAACTCTCCGCACATCTGAAGATCAGGAGTATTTGGACCGTATTCCTATCATCCATCTCACAAGACCTCTACGACCTAGTGTTGTGAGACGTATCATGGATCCTGCTCCTGAAGTGCCCAGAGAACCTGAAAGATACGTATCGGATGTCGTTGGAGGTGATGAggcaaaggaagaagcGGCGGCAGCTGCGAGAGCATCCATTCAACATGTTCAAAGACCACCGTCAGCCAGTGCTCCCCGTAGTGTGGATGCCGAACACGCCTTCAAACCATCTCCGACAGCACCAACAGACCCTACACTCACAACATCTACAGCTCCGCCTGCGACATTGGAGGGAGGCAGTTGGAGTGGTATAGGAAGTGGAAGCGAGACACAGACAGAGGATCAGCCATCTGCAtcctccacttcagtcAGTGGTAGTGATATGCGTAGCGGAACCGAAGTACTGTCGGGGATGTCAGTCTCGGCCAGTGGAACAAGTGGAGTTAGTGAGAGTGCAGTTTATGGTGGGAGTGAGTCTAGCGAtctttcaacaacggaAATGAATGGTAAAAATGAGAGGAAGTCGGACAAAACCAGTAAGCCGCCGACAAAAGGCCTTACCGTACTTAAAG TGCTTGTCGTTGAGGATAATGTGATCAACCGGAAAATCCTGACGACCATGCTTCGACGAGCA TCTTGCAACTTCGCTGAAGCCATTGACGGAGTGGACGCTGTGGATCAATTTTCAATTTTTCAACCCGACTTGGTTCTTCTCGACATAACGATGCCACGTAAAGATGGTTTCGCAGCTGCTGCAGAAATGCGTCAGCTCGAAACAGTCCGTCATGTCGCCGAAGATGTTCCCAATCCTTCAAGCCCCATCGCCTCCGAATTGATTGAGAGCGCGTTAGGATCGCTTGATATCAATGCACCAGGATCCTCAAGTGCTAGTTCATCCGCTGGAAGCAGTCACAGCATCaaattgaagaagagagcAAGGATTATCGCAGTAACGGCCATGAGTGCTGAACATCAAAAAAGGAAGGGGTTATACGAATGTGGTATTGATTATTGGATGACCAAGCCATTGAGTATGAGCGTGTTGAGATCGATGGTAGAGAAAATGAAGGAGGAAATCAATGAGGGTATGTAA